GTGCGCCGGTTCTCCACCAGGTCCCGCGAGCGGGCGACGATCGCGATGAAGACCACGGTGATCCCCCCGCCCTGGGCGACCCCGGCCAGCGAGGACCACACCGCCCACAGCCCCGGCGCCACGATCAGCCCGACCGGCAGCGTGGCCCAGGCGGCCGTGACGGCCAGCAGCACCGCCGCGGGCCGCTTCCACCACGCCACCAGCGCCGGGACGGCGAAGGCGCCCACCACGGCGAACACCTGGAACAGCGACGAGCTGGCCCCGGCCGCGGCGCGGGTGAGGCCCTGCTCGTCGGCCAGCAGGCTGGGCAGCCACGCCGTCACCCCGTAGTAGCTGAAGGCCTGCATGCCGAACGCCAGGGTGAGCCCCCACACCGCGGGCTGCCGCGTGACCGGGCGGTGCGGGACGGTCGGGGTCGGCGGTCCGGGGACGTCCCCGGCCGCGGCCTGGGCGGCGCTCACCGCGGCGGTCCGCACCCGCTGCCGGCGCAGCGCCGCCGTCCACACCCCGGCCGCGGCGAGCACCAGCAGCCCCCAGGAGGCCAGCGCCCAGCGCCAGCCCACCAGGTCGGCCAACGGGGCCGTGGCGGTGGTGGTCAGCGCCGACCCCACGTTCAGTGCCGCGGTGTAGGCCGCGGTGACCACGTTCCGTGCGGTGGGGAAGTCCTGGCCGATGACCACCGGCAGCACCACGTTGCCCACCGTGATGGCCAGGCCGATCACCACCGTGCCGGCGATCGCGGTGCGGGCGTCGCCGACCGAGCGCAGCACCGTGCCGGCCAGGATCCCGGCCAGCGCGACCAGCACCGCCCGGTGCGGCCCGGTGCGGGCGATGACCGCGGAGGCCAGCGGGGCGGCCAGACCGAAGCAGAGCACCGGGATGGCGGTGAGCAGGCCGATCGTCCCGGCGTCGACGTCGAGGTCCACCTGCAGGTCCCCGACCACCGGGGCGGTGGCCACCAGGGGGCCCCGCAGGTTGAGCGAGACCAGCAGCACGCCGGCGAGCAGCAGTCCGGGGACCGCGACGGCCGACAGCCGCCGTGGGGTGCGGTCCGGGGCGGTGGGGGCCGGGGTGGTCACCCCGACACCTTCCTCCCCGCCTGCCGGGCACCCTCGTCGGAGGGGTCCCGGGACCCCGGTCACCGACTACCCTGGGGGGCTCGACGACCTCCTGGGAGGGCACCGTTGTCCGACCTCCCCGGCTCCCACACGCCCCTCGGGCTGGCCGCCAGGCTCGTCCCCGCCGAGCCCGGGGCGGCCACCGGTGCCGTGTACGCCGACGTGGTCACCGCCCTGGGCGAGCTCGACGTCGCCCAGGAGGAGCTGCGGGTCGCCGACGAGGCCCTCCGCGACCAGCAGTCGACCCTCACCGCCCTGGTCGCCGCCCACCAGGCCGAGGAGCGGTGGCGCGACCGGGTCACCGCGCTGCTCCCCGCGGGCACCTTCGACACCGACGCCCAGGGCGTGGTGCTGCGCGCCGACGCCCGGGTGGCCTCGCTGGCCGGACGGGACGCCGGGCGGTTGGTGGGCAAGCCCTTCGTCGTCCTGCTGCCCCCTCGCTCCCGCACGCCCTGGCGCTCGGCACTGACCCGACTGGCCCGGGGCGCCGAGGAGGTCCGGGTGACGGTGCACCTCGACCCCGGCGACCGGCCCGGCACCACGGTGGAGGCCGTCGGGCTGGCCGAGTCGCTGCCGGACTCCCCGCGCGTGCGCTGGGTGCTGCTCCCCGCGCCCACCGCGGCCGTCGCCCCCGTCTCCGAGCGGAGCGCCGGCACCTCGCGGCCCGCCGGTGCCGACGTCACCGTGGCCGAGGCCGTGGCGCGGCTGTGCCTGCTGCCGCTGGGGGTGCTCGACAGCCAGCGCCTGCTCACCGAGGTGGCGCGGATCGTGCGCGACGCGGTCCCGGGTGCGACGGCGGCCAGCGTCACGCTCGGCACGCCCGCGGCCCCGACGCGGCTGGCCGCGGACTCCTCGACGGCCCAGCAGGTCGACGGGCTGCAGCTGCGCGAGGGCCAGGGCCCCTGCGTCAGCGCGCAGGCCACGTCGGTCCCCGTGGTCTCCGCCGACCTGGCCGTGGACGTCCGGTGGCCGGCGCTGGCCGCCGCGATGCGCGGGCACGAGGTGCGCTCGGCCCTCGCCCTGCCGCTGGTGGGCCGGGGCGAGTGGGTGGGCGTGCTGAACGTGTACGGCACCGACCAGGGTGCCTTCGACGAGCACGCCGTCCTGGTCGGCGGGCTCGTGGCGGCCGCGGTGACCGCGGTGCTGCAGGACGTCGAGGAGAAGCTCGCGCTGCAGACCACGACCGGCAACCTCGAGGAGGCACTGCGCTCGCGCGCGGTGATCGAGCAGGCCAAGGGCATCGTCATGGCCCACCACGGCGGCAGCCCGGACGAGGCGTTCGCCCGACTGGTGAAGCTGTCCAACCAGCACAACGTCAAGGTGCGCGACCTCGCCGGTCTGCTGGTCGAGGGCGGGGCGGCGTCCGGTCTGCGTCCCTGGATGTCCGAACCGGGCTGACCCGGACCTCAGTCGAGCAGCTCGGTGACCAGCACGGTGCCCTGGAGGTCACCGAGCAGCGCCGCCACCGGGCTCTGCGTCGCCCGTACCCGCACGGTCCGCCCGCGTCGGTTGACCGCGCTCACCTCGACGGTGCGGTGACCGCCCTCGGCGTCCGAACCGGCCAGCCGCTCGGCGAGCTCGGTGACCGGGAGCCCGATGTCCAGGTCGACCAGCCGCTGCCCGAGCACCTCGTCCTCCCGCAGGCCCCACAGCTCCTCCGACGCGGGGTTCCAGGCGATCAACCGGTCCTCGTCGTCGGCGACGACGACACCGGCCCGCATGCCGGCGAGCACGGCCGAGACCATGTCCCGGCGGCCGGTCGCCAGTTCCGAGGCCTCCCGCAGCTCGTCGTTGCCGGAGTGGAGCTGGTCGTTCATCGACTGCAGCTCCTCGTTCATCGTCTCCAGCTCCTCGTTGGTGGACTGGAGCTCCTCGTTCGTCGTCTCCAGCTCCTCCACCGTCGACTGGAGCTCCTCGTTGGTGGTCTCCAGCTCCTCGTTGGTGCTCTGCAGCTCCTCGTAGGCCACCGCGAGCTTCCGGTTCGCCGCCTCCAGCTCGTCCTGCAGGCGGTGGTAGCGGGTCACGTCGTCGAAGACCACGGTCGCGCCGAGCAGCGTGCCGTCGGACTCCACCAGCGGCACGACCTGGACGTCGAGGACCACCAGGTCGGTGCCCACGCGGGTGAGCTCCACCCCGCGCACCCACTGGCTGCGCTGCTCGGCCAGCGCCCGGTCCAGGTGCGAGCGCAGCTCCAGCGGGCGGTAGGAGAGCTCCAGGTCCTGGAAGGGCCGGCCGAGGTCGCGCGGACCGGTGCCGAAGAGCCGGTCTGCCTGGTCGTTGGCCAGCGCCAGCCGGCCCTCCCCGTCGATGACCACCTGGGCGGTCGGCGCGGTGCGCAGCGCCTCGTGCGCCAGCACCTCCGGCCCGTCGTCGGCCGCGGCGGCCCGGGGCGCGCTGCTGAAGCCCTCCAGGACGGGCTCGGCCCGGCGCCGGAAGAGCCGGCGGGGCAGGTCGACGGGGGTGAACAGGGGGGAGTGCGCCAGGAGCATCTCGGCCTTGCCGAGCATGAGGACCCCGTGTGGCTCCAGCGCGAAGTGCAGTCGCCCGACGACCCGGGCCTGGGTCTCGGCGTTGAGGTACATCAGGGTGTTGCGGCACATCAGGACGTCGATGTGGCTGATCGGGGCGTCCTGCACCAGGTCGTTGCGGCCGAAGACCACGGCCCGGCGCAGCGGGGCGATCACCGTCCAGCGGTCGCCGTCCCGGACGAACCACTTCTCGACCTGCTCGGGCCGCAGCCCGGCGAGCTCGGCCTCGGTGTAGCGGGCCGCCCTGGCCGCAGCCAGGGCCTCCTCGTCCACGTCGGTGGCGTAGATCTTGACCCGGCGGCGGAACTCCTCCACCCCGAGCGCCTCGGCCATGACGATGGCCAGGCTGTAGGCCTCCTGGCCGGAGGCGCAGCCGGCGCTCCACGCGCGCACCGGCCGATTGCGGGCCAGCAACGGCGGCAGCAGCACCTGGGTGAGGTGGTCCCAGGACTCCTGGTCGCGGAAGAAGCTGGTGACGTTGATGAGCACGGTGTTGAAGAGCGCGGTGAACTCGGCGGGGTGCAGCTCGAGGTGGTCGCGGTAGGCGGCTACGTCGGTGATGCCGACGTCGGACATCCGGCGGGCCACCCGGCGCACCAGGCTGGGCCGCTTGTACCCGGTGAAGTCGAAGCCCCGGCTCTCCTTCAACCAGACGAGGAGGTGCTCGAACCCTGGGTCGTCGTCGGGCACCGCGCTCGCCGTCGGGTCAGTCACCGGTCGATGGTCCCTCATCACCGCCCGCTCGGGGTACCGACAGCGCAGCACCCTCCAGGAGGTCGCGCAGCACCAGGGCCGCCTGGCGGGCGTCGCCGGCGTGCTCGGTGAAGCGGTCCGCGGTCAGCAGGTGGCCCCGGGACACCGCCGACTCGCTCATCCGGTCGGCCAGGTCGGCCTTCTCCTCCAGGCTGCGCAGTGCCGCCCACAGGGCCGACTCCACCGCGGAGGTCTGAGCACCCACCAGGGTGTCGGCCGACCACGCGTGCCCGACCCGGCACCGGAAGCGGTGCATCGGCCCCACGGCCGAGCCGTACAGCGGGCCACCGCAGTCCGGGCAGCTGATGCCGGTGGGTGCCCCGGGCCGGTCGG
This sequence is a window from Geodermatophilaceae bacterium NBWT11. Protein-coding genes within it:
- a CDS encoding MFS transporter, whose translation is MSAVAVPGLLLAGVLLVSLNLRGPLVATAPVVGDLQVDLDVDAGTIGLLTAIPVLCFGLAAPLASAVIARTGPHRAVLVALAGILAGTVLRSVGDARTAIAGTVVIGLAITVGNVVLPVVIGQDFPTARNVVTAAYTAALNVGSALTTTATAPLADLVGWRWALASWGLLVLAAAGVWTAALRRQRVRTAAVSAAQAAAGDVPGPPTPTVPHRPVTRQPAVWGLTLAFGMQAFSYYGVTAWLPSLLADEQGLTRAAAGASSSLFQVFAVVGAFAVPALVAWWKRPAAVLLAVTAAWATLPVGLIVAPGLWAVWSSLAGVAQGGGITVVFIAIVARSRDLVENRRTSATVQGGGYVIAATGPLVIGAVHDLSGGWTVPMLVILGAVAVMAVAGGLSAGGRTEGAGRG
- a CDS encoding ANTAR domain-containing protein; this encodes MRPGAGDDRGGQRGGQTEAEHRDGGEQADRPGVDVEVHLQVPDHRGGGHQGAPQVERDQQHAGEQQSGDRDGRQPPWGAVRGGGGRGGHPDTFLPACRAPSSEGSRDPGHRLPWGARRPPGRAPLSDLPGSHTPLGLAARLVPAEPGAATGAVYADVVTALGELDVAQEELRVADEALRDQQSTLTALVAAHQAEERWRDRVTALLPAGTFDTDAQGVVLRADARVASLAGRDAGRLVGKPFVVLLPPRSRTPWRSALTRLARGAEEVRVTVHLDPGDRPGTTVEAVGLAESLPDSPRVRWVLLPAPTAAVAPVSERSAGTSRPAGADVTVAEAVARLCLLPLGVLDSQRLLTEVARIVRDAVPGATAASVTLGTPAAPTRLAADSSTAQQVDGLQLREGQGPCVSAQATSVPVVSADLAVDVRWPALAAAMRGHEVRSALALPLVGRGEWVGVLNVYGTDQGAFDEHAVLVGGLVAAAVTAVLQDVEEKLALQTTTGNLEEALRSRAVIEQAKGIVMAHHGGSPDEAFARLVKLSNQHNVKVRDLAGLLVEGGAASGLRPWMSEPG
- a CDS encoding PAS domain S-box protein; translation: MRDHRPVTDPTASAVPDDDPGFEHLLVWLKESRGFDFTGYKRPSLVRRVARRMSDVGITDVAAYRDHLELHPAEFTALFNTVLINVTSFFRDQESWDHLTQVLLPPLLARNRPVRAWSAGCASGQEAYSLAIVMAEALGVEEFRRRVKIYATDVDEEALAAARAARYTEAELAGLRPEQVEKWFVRDGDRWTVIAPLRRAVVFGRNDLVQDAPISHIDVLMCRNTLMYLNAETQARVVGRLHFALEPHGVLMLGKAEMLLAHSPLFTPVDLPRRLFRRRAEPVLEGFSSAPRAAAADDGPEVLAHEALRTAPTAQVVIDGEGRLALANDQADRLFGTGPRDLGRPFQDLELSYRPLELRSHLDRALAEQRSQWVRGVELTRVGTDLVVLDVQVVPLVESDGTLLGATVVFDDVTRYHRLQDELEAANRKLAVAYEELQSTNEELETTNEELQSTVEELETTNEELQSTNEELETMNEELQSMNDQLHSGNDELREASELATGRRDMVSAVLAGMRAGVVVADDEDRLIAWNPASEELWGLREDEVLGQRLVDLDIGLPVTELAERLAGSDAEGGHRTVEVSAVNRRGRTVRVRATQSPVAALLGDLQGTVLVTELLD